The proteins below come from a single Cervus canadensis isolate Bull #8, Minnesota chromosome 2, ASM1932006v1, whole genome shotgun sequence genomic window:
- the MRPL24 gene encoding 39S ribosomal protein L24, mitochondrial → MRLSALLALASKVTLPPNYRYGMSRPGSLADKRKNPPGTRRRRVAVEPIPEEDWHLFCGDRVEILEGKDAGKQGKVVQVIRQRNWVVVEGLNTHYRYVGKTVDFRGTMVPSEAPLLHNQVKLVDPMDRKPTEVEWRFTEAGERVRVSTRSGRIIPKPDVPRADGIVPETWIDGPKDTSVEDALEKTYVPRLKTLEEEVMEAMGIQETRRHKKVYWY, encoded by the exons ATGCGGCTCTCTGCTCTGCTGGCCTTGGCATCTAAGGTCACCCTGCCTCCCAACTACCGCTATGGGATGAGCCGCCCAGGCTCCTTGGCAGATAAAAGGAAGAACCCTCCAGGGACCAGGCGGCGCCGGGTGGCTGTGGAGCCCATCCCTGAGGAAGACTGGCATCTGTTCTGTGGAGACAGG GTAGAGATCCTAGAAGGCAAGGACGCCGGGAAGCAAGGCAAAGTGGTTCAAGTTATCCGGCAGCGAAACTGGGTGGTTGTCGAGGGACTGAATACA CATTACCGCTATGTTGGCAAGACTGTGGATTTCCGGGGAACCATGGTCCCCAGCGAAGCACCCTTGCTCCACAACCAAGTCAAACTTGTGGATCCTATGGACAG GAAACCCACTGAAGTGGAGTGGAGATTCACTGAGGCAGGAGAGCGAGTACGAGTGTCCACAAGATCAGGAAGGATCATCCCGAAACCTGATGTTCCCAGAGCTGATGGCATCGTCCCTGAAACATGGATTG ATGGCCCCAAAGACACATCAGTAGAAGATGCTCTAGAAAAAACCTATGTGCCTCGTCTAAAGACActggaggaggaggtgatggAGGCGATGGGGATCCAGGAGACTCGGAGACACAAGAAAGTCTATTGGTATTGA
- the METTL25B gene encoding protein RRNAD1 isoform X2 gives MPGVSARHLSHEERRQLAVNLTRVVTLYRSILDAYIIEFFTDNLWGTLPSSWQEALDGLNPPQLATLLLGMPREGEVARYRSVWPLTLLALKSTAYALAFTRTPGFQTPSEFLENPSQSSRLTAPFRKHVRPKKQHEIRRLGEGHLSRFMSLGLGLTVKSIEGDQRLVERAQRLDQELLQTLEKEEKRNPKVVHTGPRHPPHHVVRWVDPTALCEELLLPLETSPQSGARLLLTGLHACGDLSVALLRHFSCCPEVVALASVGCCYMKLSDPGGYPLSQWVAGLPGCELPYRLREGACHALEEYAERLQKAGPSLRTHCYRAALETVIRCAQPELRRPGVQGIPRVHELKIEEYVQRGLQRVGLDPHLPLNVAVLRAHQAQENRVVAFFSLALLLAPLVETLILLDRLLYLQEQGFHAELLPIFSPELSPRNLVLVATKGPLGEAFSLLETEDS, from the exons ATGCCCGGGGTCTCCGCCCGGCACCTCTCTCACGAAGAGAGGAGACAGCTAGCGGTGAATCTCACCCGGGTCGTGACGCTCTACCGTTCCATCCTGGACGCCTACATCATC GAATTTTTCACAGACAACCTGTGGGGCACACTCCCTTCCTCATGGCAGGAAGCACTGGATGGACTGAACCCGCCACAGCTGGCCACGCTGCTGCTGGGGATGCCCAGAGAAGGGGAAGTGGCCAG GTACAGGTCGGTGTGGCCACTCACCCTGCTGGCCCTGAAGTCCACAGCCTATGCCCTGGCCTTTACCCGGACGCCTGGGTTTCAGACCCCCTCAGagttcctggagaatcccagccaGAGTTCCCGGCTGACAGCTCCATTCCGGAAACATGTCAGGCCCAAGAAGCAGCATGAGATTCGGAGGCTGGGAGAG GGCCATCTCTCCCGCTTCATgtccctggggctggggctgacGGTAAAGAGCATTGAAGGGGATCAGAGACTGGTGGAGAGAGCCCAGCGCCTAGACCAGGAGCTCCTACAGACtctggagaaagaggagaagaggaacCCAAAG GTGGTCCACACTGGCCCCCGTCACCCCCCACACCACGTGGTTAGGTGGGTAGACCCCACGGCCCTGTGCGAGGAGCTCCTGCTTCCACTGGAGACCTCGCCTCAGAGCGGGGCCCGCCTGCTGCTGACGGGCCTCCACGCCTGCGGGGACCTGAGTGTCGCCTTGCTGAGGcacttctcctgctgccctgaggTGGTGGCCCTGGCTTCAGTGGGCTGCTGCTACATGAAGCTGAGTGACCCTGGCGGCTACCCACTCAGTCAGTGGGTGGCTGGGCTGCCCGGCTGTGAACTGCCCTACAGGCTTCGGGAGGGGGCCTGCCACGCCCTGGAGGAATATGCTGAGCGGCTACAGAAAGCAGGCCCCAGCCTCCGAACCCACTGCTACCGCGCAGCACTGGAGACCGTCATCCGGTGTGCCCAGCCTGAGCTCCGGCGGCCAGGCGTGCAGGGGATTCCCAGGGTCCACGAGCTCAAGATTGAAGA ATATGTGCAGCGGGGGCTACAGCGGGTGGGGCTGGACCCCCACCTGCCACTGAATGTGGCTGTCCTTCGAGCTCACCAGGCCCAGGAGAACCGTGTGGTGGCCTTCTTCAGCCTAGCCCTGCTGCTGGCCCCACTGGTGGAGACTCTGATTCTACTGGACCGGCTGCTCTACCTTCAGGAGCAGG GCTTCCACGCTGAGCTCCTGCCCATCTTCAGTCCCGAACTCTCGCCAAGAAACCTGGTTCTGGTGGCCACCAAAGGGCCTCTAGGTgaggccttctctcttctggAGACTGAAGACAGCTGA
- the METTL25B gene encoding protein RRNAD1 isoform X1, with translation MPGVSARHLSHEERRQLAVNLTRVVTLYRSILDAYIIEFFTDNLWGTLPSSWQEALDGLNPPQLATLLLGMPREGEVARYRSVWPLTLLALKSTAYALAFTRTPGFQTPSEFLENPSQSSRLTAPFRKHVRPKKQHEIRRLGELVKKLSDLTGCTQVVDVGSGQGHLSRFMSLGLGLTVKSIEGDQRLVERAQRLDQELLQTLEKEEKRNPKVVHTGPRHPPHHVVRWVDPTALCEELLLPLETSPQSGARLLLTGLHACGDLSVALLRHFSCCPEVVALASVGCCYMKLSDPGGYPLSQWVAGLPGCELPYRLREGACHALEEYAERLQKAGPSLRTHCYRAALETVIRCAQPELRRPGVQGIPRVHELKIEEYVQRGLQRVGLDPHLPLNVAVLRAHQAQENRVVAFFSLALLLAPLVETLILLDRLLYLQEQGFHAELLPIFSPELSPRNLVLVATKGPLGEAFSLLETEDS, from the exons ATGCCCGGGGTCTCCGCCCGGCACCTCTCTCACGAAGAGAGGAGACAGCTAGCGGTGAATCTCACCCGGGTCGTGACGCTCTACCGTTCCATCCTGGACGCCTACATCATC GAATTTTTCACAGACAACCTGTGGGGCACACTCCCTTCCTCATGGCAGGAAGCACTGGATGGACTGAACCCGCCACAGCTGGCCACGCTGCTGCTGGGGATGCCCAGAGAAGGGGAAGTGGCCAG GTACAGGTCGGTGTGGCCACTCACCCTGCTGGCCCTGAAGTCCACAGCCTATGCCCTGGCCTTTACCCGGACGCCTGGGTTTCAGACCCCCTCAGagttcctggagaatcccagccaGAGTTCCCGGCTGACAGCTCCATTCCGGAAACATGTCAGGCCCAAGAAGCAGCATGAGATTCGGAGGCTGGGAGAG CTGGTGAAGAAGCTGAGTGACCTCACAGGCTGCACCCAGGTTGTGGATGTAGGCTCAGGCCAG GGCCATCTCTCCCGCTTCATgtccctggggctggggctgacGGTAAAGAGCATTGAAGGGGATCAGAGACTGGTGGAGAGAGCCCAGCGCCTAGACCAGGAGCTCCTACAGACtctggagaaagaggagaagaggaacCCAAAG GTGGTCCACACTGGCCCCCGTCACCCCCCACACCACGTGGTTAGGTGGGTAGACCCCACGGCCCTGTGCGAGGAGCTCCTGCTTCCACTGGAGACCTCGCCTCAGAGCGGGGCCCGCCTGCTGCTGACGGGCCTCCACGCCTGCGGGGACCTGAGTGTCGCCTTGCTGAGGcacttctcctgctgccctgaggTGGTGGCCCTGGCTTCAGTGGGCTGCTGCTACATGAAGCTGAGTGACCCTGGCGGCTACCCACTCAGTCAGTGGGTGGCTGGGCTGCCCGGCTGTGAACTGCCCTACAGGCTTCGGGAGGGGGCCTGCCACGCCCTGGAGGAATATGCTGAGCGGCTACAGAAAGCAGGCCCCAGCCTCCGAACCCACTGCTACCGCGCAGCACTGGAGACCGTCATCCGGTGTGCCCAGCCTGAGCTCCGGCGGCCAGGCGTGCAGGGGATTCCCAGGGTCCACGAGCTCAAGATTGAAGA ATATGTGCAGCGGGGGCTACAGCGGGTGGGGCTGGACCCCCACCTGCCACTGAATGTGGCTGTCCTTCGAGCTCACCAGGCCCAGGAGAACCGTGTGGTGGCCTTCTTCAGCCTAGCCCTGCTGCTGGCCCCACTGGTGGAGACTCTGATTCTACTGGACCGGCTGCTCTACCTTCAGGAGCAGG GCTTCCACGCTGAGCTCCTGCCCATCTTCAGTCCCGAACTCTCGCCAAGAAACCTGGTTCTGGTGGCCACCAAAGGGCCTCTAGGTgaggccttctctcttctggAGACTGAAGACAGCTGA
- the METTL25B gene encoding protein RRNAD1 isoform X4: MAGSTGWTEPATAGHAAAGDAQRRGSGQTPSEFLENPSQSSRLTAPFRKHVRPKKQHEIRRLGELVKKLSDLTGCTQVVDVGSGQGHLSRFMSLGLGLTVKSIEGDQRLVERAQRLDQELLQTLEKEEKRNPKVVHTGPRHPPHHVVRWVDPTALCEELLLPLETSPQSGARLLLTGLHACGDLSVALLRHFSCCPEVVALASVGCCYMKLSDPGGYPLSQWVAGLPGCELPYRLREGACHALEEYAERLQKAGPSLRTHCYRAALETVIRCAQPELRRPGVQGIPRVHELKIEEYVQRGLQRVGLDPHLPLNVAVLRAHQAQENRVVAFFSLALLLAPLVETLILLDRLLYLQEQGFHAELLPIFSPELSPRNLVLVATKGPLGEAFSLLETEDS; encoded by the exons ATGGCAGGAAGCACTGGATGGACTGAACCCGCCACAGCTGGCCACGCTGCTGCTGGGGATGCCCAGAGAAGGGGAAGTGGCCAG ACCCCCTCAGagttcctggagaatcccagccaGAGTTCCCGGCTGACAGCTCCATTCCGGAAACATGTCAGGCCCAAGAAGCAGCATGAGATTCGGAGGCTGGGAGAG CTGGTGAAGAAGCTGAGTGACCTCACAGGCTGCACCCAGGTTGTGGATGTAGGCTCAGGCCAG GGCCATCTCTCCCGCTTCATgtccctggggctggggctgacGGTAAAGAGCATTGAAGGGGATCAGAGACTGGTGGAGAGAGCCCAGCGCCTAGACCAGGAGCTCCTACAGACtctggagaaagaggagaagaggaacCCAAAG GTGGTCCACACTGGCCCCCGTCACCCCCCACACCACGTGGTTAGGTGGGTAGACCCCACGGCCCTGTGCGAGGAGCTCCTGCTTCCACTGGAGACCTCGCCTCAGAGCGGGGCCCGCCTGCTGCTGACGGGCCTCCACGCCTGCGGGGACCTGAGTGTCGCCTTGCTGAGGcacttctcctgctgccctgaggTGGTGGCCCTGGCTTCAGTGGGCTGCTGCTACATGAAGCTGAGTGACCCTGGCGGCTACCCACTCAGTCAGTGGGTGGCTGGGCTGCCCGGCTGTGAACTGCCCTACAGGCTTCGGGAGGGGGCCTGCCACGCCCTGGAGGAATATGCTGAGCGGCTACAGAAAGCAGGCCCCAGCCTCCGAACCCACTGCTACCGCGCAGCACTGGAGACCGTCATCCGGTGTGCCCAGCCTGAGCTCCGGCGGCCAGGCGTGCAGGGGATTCCCAGGGTCCACGAGCTCAAGATTGAAGA ATATGTGCAGCGGGGGCTACAGCGGGTGGGGCTGGACCCCCACCTGCCACTGAATGTGGCTGTCCTTCGAGCTCACCAGGCCCAGGAGAACCGTGTGGTGGCCTTCTTCAGCCTAGCCCTGCTGCTGGCCCCACTGGTGGAGACTCTGATTCTACTGGACCGGCTGCTCTACCTTCAGGAGCAGG GCTTCCACGCTGAGCTCCTGCCCATCTTCAGTCCCGAACTCTCGCCAAGAAACCTGGTTCTGGTGGCCACCAAAGGGCCTCTAGGTgaggccttctctcttctggAGACTGAAGACAGCTGA
- the METTL25B gene encoding protein RRNAD1 isoform X3, which yields MAGSTGWTEPATAGHAAAGDAQRRGSGQSTAYALAFTRTPGFQTPSEFLENPSQSSRLTAPFRKHVRPKKQHEIRRLGELVKKLSDLTGCTQVVDVGSGQGHLSRFMSLGLGLTVKSIEGDQRLVERAQRLDQELLQTLEKEEKRNPKVVHTGPRHPPHHVVRWVDPTALCEELLLPLETSPQSGARLLLTGLHACGDLSVALLRHFSCCPEVVALASVGCCYMKLSDPGGYPLSQWVAGLPGCELPYRLREGACHALEEYAERLQKAGPSLRTHCYRAALETVIRCAQPELRRPGVQGIPRVHELKIEEYVQRGLQRVGLDPHLPLNVAVLRAHQAQENRVVAFFSLALLLAPLVETLILLDRLLYLQEQGFHAELLPIFSPELSPRNLVLVATKGPLGEAFSLLETEDS from the exons ATGGCAGGAAGCACTGGATGGACTGAACCCGCCACAGCTGGCCACGCTGCTGCTGGGGATGCCCAGAGAAGGGGAAGTGGCCAG TCCACAGCCTATGCCCTGGCCTTTACCCGGACGCCTGGGTTTCAGACCCCCTCAGagttcctggagaatcccagccaGAGTTCCCGGCTGACAGCTCCATTCCGGAAACATGTCAGGCCCAAGAAGCAGCATGAGATTCGGAGGCTGGGAGAG CTGGTGAAGAAGCTGAGTGACCTCACAGGCTGCACCCAGGTTGTGGATGTAGGCTCAGGCCAG GGCCATCTCTCCCGCTTCATgtccctggggctggggctgacGGTAAAGAGCATTGAAGGGGATCAGAGACTGGTGGAGAGAGCCCAGCGCCTAGACCAGGAGCTCCTACAGACtctggagaaagaggagaagaggaacCCAAAG GTGGTCCACACTGGCCCCCGTCACCCCCCACACCACGTGGTTAGGTGGGTAGACCCCACGGCCCTGTGCGAGGAGCTCCTGCTTCCACTGGAGACCTCGCCTCAGAGCGGGGCCCGCCTGCTGCTGACGGGCCTCCACGCCTGCGGGGACCTGAGTGTCGCCTTGCTGAGGcacttctcctgctgccctgaggTGGTGGCCCTGGCTTCAGTGGGCTGCTGCTACATGAAGCTGAGTGACCCTGGCGGCTACCCACTCAGTCAGTGGGTGGCTGGGCTGCCCGGCTGTGAACTGCCCTACAGGCTTCGGGAGGGGGCCTGCCACGCCCTGGAGGAATATGCTGAGCGGCTACAGAAAGCAGGCCCCAGCCTCCGAACCCACTGCTACCGCGCAGCACTGGAGACCGTCATCCGGTGTGCCCAGCCTGAGCTCCGGCGGCCAGGCGTGCAGGGGATTCCCAGGGTCCACGAGCTCAAGATTGAAGA ATATGTGCAGCGGGGGCTACAGCGGGTGGGGCTGGACCCCCACCTGCCACTGAATGTGGCTGTCCTTCGAGCTCACCAGGCCCAGGAGAACCGTGTGGTGGCCTTCTTCAGCCTAGCCCTGCTGCTGGCCCCACTGGTGGAGACTCTGATTCTACTGGACCGGCTGCTCTACCTTCAGGAGCAGG GCTTCCACGCTGAGCTCCTGCCCATCTTCAGTCCCGAACTCTCGCCAAGAAACCTGGTTCTGGTGGCCACCAAAGGGCCTCTAGGTgaggccttctctcttctggAGACTGAAGACAGCTGA